In Serratia sp. FDAARGOS_506, a genomic segment contains:
- a CDS encoding carboxymuconolactone decarboxylase family protein, with amino-acid sequence MIKQRLNYAELAPAPYKNMVSALMALEKGALDKATIELMFMRVSQINGCAYCLDMHGKALRESGFSHAKLDTLAGWRVSHEFSERERAALEWAESVTLIAATGAPDSVFEALKAHFSDTEIADLTFAISIMNAFNRLAVSMRQ; translated from the coding sequence ATGATTAAGCAACGTTTGAACTATGCCGAGCTGGCGCCCGCCCCGTACAAGAATATGGTAAGCGCGCTGATGGCGCTGGAGAAAGGTGCCCTGGACAAGGCGACCATCGAGTTGATGTTTATGCGCGTTTCGCAGATCAACGGCTGCGCCTACTGCCTGGATATGCACGGCAAAGCGCTGCGCGAAAGCGGCTTCAGCCATGCCAAGCTGGATACGCTGGCGGGCTGGCGCGTCAGCCATGAGTTCAGCGAGCGCGAACGCGCCGCGCTGGAATGGGCCGAGTCGGTGACGCTGATCGCCGCCACCGGCGCGCCGGACAGCGTTTTCGAGGCGCTGAAGGCGCACTTCAGCGATACCGAGATCGCCGATCTGACCTTCGCCATCAGCATCATGAACGCCTTCAACCGGCTGGCCGTCAGCATGCGCCAGTAA
- the nrdI gene encoding class Ib ribonucleoside-diphosphate reductase assembly flavoprotein NrdI: MNPLVYFSSSSENTHRFVEKLGLPAIRIPIAGARSKLLMEQPYILIVPSYGGGSAVGAVPIQVIRFLNVPQNRSYLRGVIAAGNTNFGAAYGIAGDIIAKKCQVPFLYRFELLGTAQDVENVRQGVTAFWQRQN, translated from the coding sequence ATGAATCCGCTGGTCTATTTCTCCAGCAGCTCGGAGAACACCCATCGATTCGTTGAGAAACTGGGCCTGCCGGCGATCCGCATTCCGATCGCCGGTGCCCGCAGCAAATTGCTGATGGAACAACCCTATATCTTGATCGTGCCCAGCTATGGCGGCGGCAGCGCCGTCGGCGCGGTGCCGATCCAGGTCATCCGCTTTCTCAACGTTCCGCAAAACCGTTCATACCTGCGCGGCGTCATCGCCGCCGGGAACACCAACTTCGGCGCAGCGTACGGCATCGCCGGCGACATCATCGCCAAAAAATGCCAGGTGCCTTTTTTGTACCGCTTCGAGCTGCTCGGCACCGCGCAAGACGTTGAAAACGTTCGACAGGGAGTAACCGCATTTTGGCAACGACAGAACTGA
- the nrdH gene encoding glutaredoxin-like protein NrdH: protein MSIIIYSKPDCVQCNATYRAFDKQGIDYQVIDLTQDQQALNHVKSLGYQQVPVIIAGDDHWSGFRPDKIGALALTC, encoded by the coding sequence ATGAGCATTATTATTTACAGTAAGCCGGACTGTGTCCAGTGCAACGCCACCTATCGCGCATTTGATAAACAGGGGATTGATTATCAGGTGATCGATCTCACCCAGGATCAGCAGGCGCTGAACCACGTTAAATCCTTAGGTTATCAGCAAGTTCCGGTGATTATCGCCGGTGACGATCACTGGTCCGGGTTCCGGCCGGACAAAATCGGCGCGCTGGCGCTCACCTGCTGA
- a CDS encoding PLP-dependent aminotransferase family protein, which produces MMPSFLTSLRLDSRLAEPLYRQIYLRIKDAIAQGSLVAGSRLPSVRGLASDLGVARATVESAYAQLIAEGFLQSRGQAGTYVSPQLPHVPPGAVSAVPPLAVMAPDPLQPQGILQPFQLGVPALDAFPRALWQRIVARQLRGSTVASLALPPAGGLPELREVIAHYLHLSRGISCRPEQVFLCAGYPALLDWVVETLLHAGDAVWIEDPGYPVTRPLLRAAGVRPVAVPVDEQGMDVAAGMLTAPEARLAVVTPTHQSPLGVSLSLARRMALLDWAQQRGAWILEDDYDSEFRYHGRPLPPLKSLDVQGRVLYAGTFSKTLFPALRMAYLVVPAGLTEAFARSSRLRGCGCPPLLQAGVADFIRQGHFYRHLKRMRPLYRQRREWLMQALERQLGAWLTVVPQQGGIQLLARLHDGLSDSPLATQAWQQGLAAQALSDWRIDHPAGQGLLLGFANFSRREETERAVQGLAQLFKRLN; this is translated from the coding sequence ATGATGCCATCTTTCCTGACCTCACTGCGGCTGGACAGCCGGCTTGCCGAACCGCTGTACCGGCAGATTTACCTGCGGATTAAAGACGCCATCGCCCAGGGCAGCCTGGTGGCGGGCAGCCGGTTGCCCTCGGTGCGCGGGTTGGCGAGCGATCTGGGCGTGGCGCGCGCCACGGTGGAAAGCGCCTACGCGCAACTTATTGCCGAAGGTTTCTTGCAGAGCCGCGGGCAGGCGGGCACTTATGTCTCGCCGCAGCTGCCGCACGTGCCACCGGGCGCGGTATCCGCTGTGCCGCCGCTGGCGGTGATGGCGCCCGATCCGCTGCAGCCGCAGGGCATACTGCAGCCTTTCCAGCTGGGCGTGCCGGCGCTGGATGCGTTTCCCCGGGCGCTATGGCAGCGCATTGTCGCCCGCCAGCTGCGCGGTTCCACGGTGGCTTCCCTGGCGCTGCCGCCGGCCGGCGGCCTGCCTGAGCTGCGTGAGGTGATCGCCCATTATCTGCATTTGTCGCGCGGCATCAGCTGCAGGCCGGAGCAGGTTTTCCTCTGCGCTGGTTATCCGGCGCTGTTGGACTGGGTGGTGGAGACGCTGTTGCATGCCGGCGACGCGGTATGGATCGAAGATCCGGGCTATCCGGTCACGCGGCCGCTGCTGCGGGCCGCCGGCGTCAGGCCGGTCGCCGTGCCGGTAGATGAACAGGGCATGGACGTGGCCGCCGGTATGCTGACGGCGCCTGAGGCGCGACTGGCGGTGGTGACGCCGACCCATCAAAGCCCGCTCGGCGTCTCGCTCAGCCTGGCGCGGCGGATGGCGCTGCTCGACTGGGCGCAGCAGCGCGGGGCCTGGATCCTGGAAGATGACTACGACAGTGAATTTCGCTATCACGGGCGGCCACTACCGCCGTTGAAAAGCCTCGATGTTCAGGGGCGGGTATTGTACGCCGGGACCTTCAGCAAAACGCTGTTCCCGGCGCTGCGCATGGCTTATTTGGTGGTGCCCGCCGGTTTGACGGAGGCGTTTGCGCGCAGCAGCCGGCTGCGCGGCTGCGGCTGCCCACCGCTGCTGCAGGCCGGCGTGGCCGATTTCATCCGGCAAGGGCATTTCTACCGCCACCTGAAACGCATGCGGCCGCTGTACCGCCAGCGGCGCGAGTGGTTGATGCAGGCGCTGGAACGGCAGCTGGGGGCGTGGCTGACGGTGGTGCCGCAGCAGGGCGGCATTCAGCTATTGGCTCGGTTGCATGACGGGCTGTCGGATTCGCCGTTGGCGACACAAGCGTGGCAACAGGGGCTGGCGGCGCAGGCGTTGTCGGACTGGCGAATCGATCATCCGGCGGGGCAAGGGTTACTGTTGGGGTTCGCCAATTTCAGCCGGCGAGAGGAGACGGAGCGGGCGGTGCAGGGGCTGGCGCAGCTGTTCAAACGCCTCAATTAA
- the nrdE gene encoding class 1b ribonucleoside-diphosphate reductase subunit alpha: protein MATTELTRPETGALDYHSLNAMLNLYDAEGRIQFDKDRLAARHYFLQHVNQNTVFFHNLEEKLRYLVEEGYYEPQVLAQYEFPFIKQLFQQAYAKKFRFETFLGAFKYYTSYTLKTFDGKRYLERYEDRVCMVALTLAAGDTGLAQDLVEEMISGRFQPATPTFLNCGKRQRGELVSCFLLRIEDNMESIGRAVNSALQLSKRGGGVAFLLSNIREVGAPIKRIENQSSGVIPIMKMLEDAFSYANQLGARQGAGAVYLNAHHPDILRFLDTKRENADEKIRIKTLSLGVVIPDVTFELAKNNEEMYLFSPYDVERVYGVPFSEIAVSEKYREMVDDKRIRKSRINAREFFQVLAEIQFESGYPYVMFEDTVNRENPIAGRINMSNLCSEILQINRASTYHEDLSYDRIGKDISCNLGSLNIAKTMDAPDFGKAIETAIRALTAVADMSDIRSVPSIAEGNRSARAIGLGQMNLHGYLARERIFYGSEEGIDFTNLYFYTVAYHAIRASNRLAIERGGAFDGFEHSRYASGEYFDKYTERDWLPQTERVRELFAAAGIAIPGRDEWRALRQSVMLHGLYNQNLQAVPPTGSISYINNATSSIHPIVSRIEIRKEGKIGRVYYPAPYMTNDNLAYYQDAYEIGPEKIIDTYAAATQHVDQGLSLTLFFRDTATTRDINRAQIYAWRKGIKTIYYIRLRQMALEGTEVQGCVSCSL, encoded by the coding sequence TTGGCAACGACAGAACTGACCAGGCCCGAGACGGGCGCGCTGGATTACCATTCGCTCAACGCGATGCTCAATCTTTACGATGCGGAAGGCCGGATCCAGTTCGATAAAGATCGGCTGGCGGCGCGGCACTACTTCCTGCAGCACGTCAACCAAAACACCGTGTTCTTCCATAACCTGGAGGAAAAGCTGCGTTATCTGGTAGAGGAAGGCTACTACGAGCCGCAGGTGCTGGCGCAGTACGAATTCCCGTTTATCAAGCAGCTGTTCCAGCAGGCCTACGCCAAAAAATTCCGCTTCGAGACCTTCCTCGGCGCCTTTAAGTATTACACCAGCTATACGCTCAAAACCTTCGACGGCAAACGCTATCTGGAGCGCTACGAAGATCGGGTATGCATGGTAGCGCTGACACTGGCGGCGGGCGATACCGGGTTAGCGCAGGATCTGGTGGAGGAGATGATTTCCGGCCGCTTCCAGCCGGCCACCCCAACCTTCCTCAACTGCGGCAAACGCCAGCGCGGCGAGCTGGTCTCCTGCTTCCTGCTGCGTATCGAAGACAATATGGAATCGATCGGGCGGGCGGTGAACTCCGCGCTGCAGCTGTCGAAACGCGGCGGCGGCGTGGCCTTCCTGCTGAGTAATATTCGCGAGGTGGGCGCGCCAATCAAGCGCATCGAGAATCAGTCCTCCGGCGTCATTCCGATAATGAAAATGCTCGAAGACGCCTTCTCCTACGCCAACCAGCTCGGCGCGCGCCAGGGGGCCGGCGCGGTGTATCTCAACGCCCACCACCCGGACATTCTGCGTTTCCTCGACACCAAGCGGGAAAACGCCGACGAGAAGATCCGCATCAAAACGCTGTCGCTGGGGGTGGTGATCCCGGATGTCACCTTCGAGTTGGCGAAGAACAACGAAGAGATGTACCTGTTTTCGCCCTACGACGTCGAACGGGTGTATGGCGTGCCGTTTTCGGAGATTGCCGTCAGCGAGAAGTACCGCGAGATGGTGGACGACAAGCGCATCCGCAAATCGCGCATCAACGCGCGCGAGTTCTTCCAGGTGCTGGCGGAGATCCAGTTCGAATCCGGCTACCCGTACGTGATGTTCGAGGACACCGTCAACCGGGAGAACCCGATCGCCGGGCGGATCAACATGAGCAACCTGTGTTCGGAGATCCTGCAGATCAACCGCGCCAGCACCTATCACGAGGATCTGAGCTACGATCGCATCGGCAAGGACATCTCCTGCAACCTCGGCTCGCTGAACATCGCCAAAACCATGGACGCGCCGGACTTCGGCAAGGCGATCGAGACCGCGATCCGCGCGCTGACCGCAGTGGCCGACATGAGCGACATCCGCTCGGTGCCGTCGATCGCCGAAGGCAACCGCAGCGCCCGCGCCATCGGCCTGGGCCAGATGAACCTGCACGGTTACCTGGCGCGCGAGCGCATTTTCTACGGCTCGGAAGAAGGCATCGACTTCACCAACCTCTATTTCTATACCGTGGCCTATCACGCCATCCGCGCCTCTAACCGGCTGGCGATCGAGCGCGGCGGCGCCTTCGACGGTTTTGAACACTCCCGCTATGCCAGCGGCGAATACTTCGACAAGTACACCGAACGCGACTGGCTACCGCAGACCGAGCGGGTGCGCGAGCTGTTCGCCGCCGCCGGCATCGCCATTCCGGGCCGCGACGAGTGGCGCGCGCTGCGCCAGTCGGTGATGCTGCACGGGCTGTACAACCAGAATCTGCAGGCGGTGCCGCCGACCGGTTCCATCTCGTATATCAACAACGCCACCTCCAGCATCCACCCGATCGTTTCGCGCATCGAGATCCGCAAGGAAGGCAAGATCGGCCGCGTTTACTACCCGGCGCCCTACATGACCAACGACAACCTGGCGTATTACCAGGATGCCTATGAGATTGGCCCGGAAAAGATCATCGATACCTACGCCGCCGCCACGCAGCACGTCGATCAGGGGCTGTCGCTGACGTTGTTCTTCCGCGATACCGCC